ATTTAATTAGAATCACTAAACCCCACAAAAATaaattgtgttatatttaatttaattgtggtgacgAGAGTCAAAACAAGTAGGCTGTGATAGCTAAATCAGAAGACATTATAATAAGCAGAAGCTCTCGTATCGTTTTAACAGAAGCAGTACTTTTCGAGTACTTAACGGCTTAGAAAAGCATAATCATATCTTATAaaagcagaagcagaacttagtttgaacaaaaagaacttaacgtcttttgTTTGATAGTTTCAAGtcttaaatattaccgttactttacctggtactagtattaattgcaccattaatgctgtacaaagacatttaacgctccgtactagttttggtatgaaacaaagAGTGATTATTCTAAAGTATTCTGCATGACCCTTTTTAGGTATTAAAGCTGATTCTactcagaagtcaaagaagccgttttgtttatagacgttggattcaaagtTTTCTATATATAGGGATCAATCCTATATAGAAAACAACGATCTTTTTTTTATCAAGCAACACATTATATATCCAACATTATTTTGAGCAAATCAAAGAACTACTCGTTATCTTCAAAAGCTCAACATAcgaaaaagcagcacactcgTTATAGCCTTTAtctgatcttctgagatcatgTTGTGCTGATGTTTCGTTATCTCTTCACAAGCTTTACACTTTACTACATCTTGTTGAGAAGAGTATGTAATCTgggaaagagtcttttccagaatttTATTGTATTCGTATTACTGAGTTGTGAAGCTAAAagtttcagtaggctaaggGTAAGTCATATTGAAGTGAGTGTATACAAAAGTTGTATATAatagccaaagtcttttagtgatactttctggaaacagaagaaggggagacgtagaagatttgatCTTCGAACTTACAAAAACAACTACTGTCTACTGCCTactattttattgttttcacccTCATACTATCAGCTCGTtttcgcacttattattgtgatctgctggatatttattcgaacaagataagTTATAATCTCTAACATGATTCTAGCACCTTTTGCAAAAACGTCCAACAAAGAAACGAGTTTATTCACTCTCCCTCTAAACTCtctatcgatccccaacaaattGGCAGAAAGCCCCTTTGTagttatttttccttttctttcacGGGAAAGAAAAAGcaacttataattttttttaaagaaaaagcgcctaaaataattttgagatttattgcTTGTAATTACtatattaaaattgaaatttcaaTTTTCACACATTAaacatttagcaattaaaaaatatcatatataaattGATAGCGATcttcattttttttcctttctcgGTTGCTAATTAATGAAGGTAAAAGCTTTAGTTTTAACGAATCATGTGTAAATGAGGTATTACAGTTGAGTTAAAAAAAAACCTCTTATAAGATTGTCTCAaatgtcaattttgtgaaacaaatTTATGATCCGACAAAACCCGTaacaaatattaatttttttatgtacgaactatcattatttttcactgtaaaaatattattttttattagttatattaatgaaaaaatattgtgttacatatactgatttgagtaaaaaatattCGGTTTTTTACGTTCAAATAATTACTTTTcattgcaaaaatatcattttttgtcTCTTGATTAGGTtaagaaaaaatattgtttaatatatgttgattcgagtgaaaaatattaatttctatgtcaaaaataaattgtataatatacactgatgtgaatgaaaatgattatttttttatgtcaatattattatttttcactgcATGTATGAAGTGACTCGATCTGTTTCACGAATATAGATTCTGAAACCATGAAACCTACTAAAAAATACATAAGATACATAAAATTATGTACACacagacacacacacatatatataccaTTCTattaagtttgaaatacttaaaGTGACTAACTTTGGTAttatggtctgttttaataattatatatattaataaaatattaaaattttaatgtaagttatatgtagttcaaTGGATATAGTCATtgtttttttgaaattaagttataggttcaattcttattaaggtcatttttttattcttttatttttctatttattttttaatttatatatcaaaattacagtataGTCACTCGCtctttcttataattatattttgatcctcatttaaatataaaccaaattaattattaaaaatattataaaagcATGCAACCGTGCGTCGATGAACTAGTATATATAACCGTACTTATTCCAACAATTGCAATTATTTTAACTATTGAGAATCTAACtcatgatataaattttgataatatttataaaaaattatagtatATGATAATACGTCCAACCCAAATTTTCTAAATGATGTGACCGTCAATGAGTCAAGTTTAGATTGATAACGAAAATTATTGCTTCTCAATCATTCGGAATaacatttatattattattattattattattattattattcatgaGGATAATATTCCTGATATGTTACAAAACGATTATATcacatataatttaaaaatcaaaatatactACAACAAGACaccataaaattttgaaatactaataataatatCTCTTACttaaatgattaattataaaaaaatataaaaacctATTTATAAATATCTGACTCTAGTATAGTTTGTAAATTCTATACGCAAAAATTATTTAGCAcgtaaaatatataaaaaaaaattgtatattcaCAACTTATGTACAAGATCAACTTCGATGGTTTGACTTATTGTAGCCACACAAGTAAATGTAAGCATCTTTCAACCTTTCTCGATCGGGGTAGCTACTTATCTACGTTATGTTGTATACCATCTATGATTCGTGTGAAGTATATTTCTCACTAAAATATACGTTATGAATTTAGACGTTTACAATCATctcctttaaatctttaattattcATGCACATAGTTCGATTACTCGATTTACTATATGGGTAAAGATCTCTTACCCAAATAGGATTCCCATTTCTTATTAAACTTTTTATATGAAAATACACAAAAGTTTTCAACAAATCAAGCCGCTATTATTGCCCGAGTCAACTAATGCGTGCCCCATACCTTCTTTTGACGGGGAAATTGgtcaaataattttgatatttgtttaaaaggaaacgatcgtatttcaaatatattcgaggagatcattttttctttaaaaaaagttGATTGAAGAGGTCATTTTTTTAAACAACTgattgaggtttaaaaaaatacCCCTCTTTTGACATACAGTttttattagattttttttttgagaaaatatACTAATTGGACTTTGCCAATTGCAAATAAATAACAAGGAAGAAGTCAAACTTTGGGGTATTAATTGATGGAACCCCACACTAATAATTTCTAGAATAGAATACAATATTTTGACATTACATTTATATCCCTTCTcgctataaaatctctcatacCAATTCCATTTATCCAAAATTTTCAGAaaggtttttgttttgttttgtttttatatttcttatttttaccgtaatatatatatatatatataatctgtAATGGAGCATTTGTTGGGTTTGCTGAGGATTAAAGTGCTGAGAGGGATAAACCTTGCTATAAGAGATTCCTGCAGCAGCGATCCTTACATGGTGGTTAGGTTTGGCAAACAGGTTAGTTAATCCATCATTTCTCTCTTggttcttcttcttttttttaaaaaaaaaatcttgggattttcagttcttggattttttttttggggtttatatatgtatacatCAAATATATGAAATCTTCTGTGTATGATTTGATCTTGATTCATGTTAAATGAGTTTGTGTTAAGAATCTTGGTCTTGATCTGTTTTTTTTTCAGCACAAAGTCATTAAATATATCATTGATTGCTTATTTGACTCTGATAATTTCCTGTGCGTCATAAAATctatattatacatgttaaaatatatctaaacaaaataaaaagaaacaatgacatttttccctTCATTTTAAAAAGGATCAAAACTAtctttcaatatatatatatatataataaaaattgtgtgagacgggctcacgggtcatattttatgagacagatatctaatttggatcattcataaaaaatattactttttatgctaagaatattattttttattgtgaatatcgttaaggttgatccgtctcacagatgaAGATTCgtagactgtctcacaagagacctactcaactATGTTTGCAGTATGTATATTTTGAGTAATAAAAAAGATGAAAATTATATAGAAAAAAATCGGAAGCAAACCAAAATTGACAAGTTATACAACTAAATCTCAAAACTTGTCAAAATTTATAAGACTAAAAATTGCAATATTtcggttttttaaaataatcacaaTATTAATACAGAGTAATTTATACGTGGGGAAGTTGTTGAAAAATTCCCAATCAAAACATTTCTTTGGGTTCACTCCCTATCCACAAAATTGTGGTACTATGTCATACAAAatgtggtacacttcatgtggaaatgtggtactaaaaaaGTATCCAGGGactgaacacaaaaaaaatcgacGGCTGAGAACTTAAGGACCAATTTTCGTTTGACAAGCAGTGATAATGTCAAATTTTAcgtatagtttttttttaataaaaaaatttgattttattcCTAGATATTTTATATCGGGCCCTCGACATAACTAATGGGAAACTTGGGAGAACAACTTGGTcaaagttttatttaaaaaataaacaatatcCCAGTGGAATGAATTATACATGATTTTGAGGAATCTTTCTGGATTAACAATAATTGACTTATGATAACACTAAAATGTTTGTGTCAGAATAAATTAATATCCCTTACTGCAAATTCCTGAATCATTCGTGTAAATGTAATATTCAGAAACTAAAGACTCGCGTGGTGCAAAATAATCTCAATCCTGAGTGGAACGAAGAGCTTACGCTATCCATTTCGGATTCCACTATTCCTATCAAAGTGGTAATTTCTTATTCTTTATTTATGATTATTCTTTATTTGAGTTAGAGGACAAATTGAGTCTTGACTCGGAGACTTCGACTGTTAGATGAGCTAAGCAAACAAGTTTAGGAACGTTAAACAAAAATCTATGGTGACGATGATACTCATGAGCAGTGTTAGTTGACCGAATTAAACGTAATTAAAGGCGTTTAATTAagtgtatttatttttattttattttttattttgaaggaTATGTCttttactttttttattttaaaataataaattaggtttataatttaaatgtttatttttaaattttaattatgatgaaacatgtttgataatgatttgacaaatatttagcattttttaatgtggtctagttgcaaaaacaaataaagattgcaatttagaaatttttatgtttttataaatatgagaaaTAATACagacttaaatttatcatatttatgtattattttatctatttattggtttgagataattacaattacactaaaaataaaaaacgatTTTTCACGCTTAAATCTGTGCTAATCTCGCTTAAACTTGAAAAGCTTGGAGCTCGACATCCGCTCTTCGGTACGCTTCACGCTTTTTAGAACCTTGCTCATGAGAGTCGGATTTCATTTTCTCACTAATTGTGTTTCAGCAAGTATACGATAAAGATTTATTCACGCCAGATGACAGAATGGGTGATGCTGAATTCGACATCAAAGAATTCGTAGAAGCTGTAAAAATGAGACTGGAAAATGTTCCCGACGGAACTGTGTTCACAAAAATTAAACCAAACAGGGAAAACTGCTTAGTTGAAGAAGCTTCAATTGTTTGGGAGAATGGTAAAGTTATACAACATATGTTTCTTAGGCTTCGCAACGTCGAACGCGGCGAAATCGAACTTCGGCTGCAGTGGATCGATGTCCCGGGATCCCGAGGTTTATAGTTTGTCAAGAAACTTAGTGCGTACTCGAATGTCGCTTCCAATGTTCCAGATTAGGATTAAAGTGTTGTTTTGCATGGGGAAAGGAACCTTTTCTAAAttctatttttgaaaaataatcatCCTCGAGGAAATTTGGGGAAATGAccttatcatttttttaaaaaataaaataaaaaatcatctCAAGTGTATTAAATACATGGGagccctttttttttttgaaaaaaaattgtctGACCAAAGTTATTTTGCTAATTGTGAACGTGAGTGAAACATATTTAATCaataaaatgtttattaatATATCTTTTGGAAATCACGAAATTGATCGTATATTTGGCCTCATTGAAATGGATTcacgtaaattttttttttaaaaaaaaaagaaagaaaagaaaatgactGATACGATACTGGAAAGAGGGAACCAACAGCGGCCCACACGTATGAAAGGAGCACCGAGACAGTTGGTGGATTTTATTAGCCATAAATAATACTAGAAGGAATTGATTGAGCCTTACTGTGTATGCAAACAAATGTTTTGTAAAGTGTAGAAAAGAAACACGATTTTACTTGTAAAGCCAACTTTGTACTGAAGTATAAATAGTgaaataaaaagaaagaaaagggTCGAAAAATTTGTTGACTCCAATCTCTGTTCTTCTCTGTCTTCTAAAGTTCT
This sequence is a window from Primulina tabacum isolate GXHZ01 chromosome 17, ASM2559414v2, whole genome shotgun sequence. Protein-coding genes within it:
- the LOC142531594 gene encoding protein C2-DOMAIN ABA-RELATED 4-like; the encoded protein is MEHLLGLLRIKVLRGINLAIRDSCSSDPYMVVRFGKQKLKTRVVQNNLNPEWNEELTLSISDSTIPIKVQVYDKDLFTPDDRMGDAEFDIKEFVEAVKMRLENVPDGTVFTKIKPNRENCLVEEASIVWENGKVIQHMFLRLRNVERGEIELRLQWIDVPGSRGL